One Helianthus annuus cultivar XRQ/B chromosome 12, HanXRQr2.0-SUNRISE, whole genome shotgun sequence genomic region harbors:
- the LOC110896863 gene encoding ABC transporter G family member STR, translating to MATRYPRTDTNRSLETLLDLDKTKAKSSKNMAKLPTQKLVPGHGLEFSNLSYSVMKKQKKDGVWITKEAYLLNDISGQAMRGEIMAIMGPSGAGKSTFLDALAGRIAQGSLEGSVRIDGKEVTASYMKMISSYVMQDDQLFAMLTVFETFMFAAEVRLPPSLSRSEKKKRVVELIDQLGLTSAAHTYIGDEGRRGVSGGERRRVSIGIDIIHKPSLLFLDEPTSGLDSTSAFSVVEKVKDIARNGSIVLMTIHQPSFRIQMLLDRITVLARGRLIYLGSPNALSAHLEGFQRPVPETENNIEYLLDVIKEYDESTIGLDPLVMYQRDGLKPDPVAQTPVPKPPRTPRTPYGRTPHNQKHIALRSLQFSSGNTTPRQNSASFDYHENESDDEFDNSRERKAAVRTPMNMTSGAYNPRLASQFYKDFSVWLYHGVKGTPQRAPSWTPARSATPSRTTPVRSGTTPSRTPTINRQRIKTPVFSPSSESYVSYENTFELEVLDEPDLGPKFANPWLREVMVLSWRTALNVIRTPELFLSREIVLTVMGLILASLFQRLSDHDFKTINRLLNFYIFAVCLVFFSSNDAVPTFIQERFIFIRETSHNAYRASSYVISSLIVYLPFFAIQGFTFAAITQFILHLNSNLFRFWVILYSSLITTNAYVMLVSALVPSYITGYAVVIATTALFFLTCGFFLKESHIPPYWLWLHYISAIKYPFEAMLVNEFKGGHCYTGEFSQLSPGPLGEVKISDAHKNDPTKQGIDCLLIGEDVLKSMDIKWENVWYDVGILLAWGVLYRLLFYVVLRFYSKNERK from the exons ATGGCGACAAGGTATCCTAGAACGGACACGAACCGGAGCCTCGAGACATTGCTAGATTTGGACAAAACCAAGGCCAAATCAAGCAAGAACATGGCCAAACTTCCAACCCAAAAACTGGTCCCCGGTCATGGGCTCGAGTTCAGCAACTTGTCATATAGTGTGATGAAGAAGCAGAAGAAAGATGGTGTGTGGATCACCAAAGAAGCTTATCTTTTGAATGACATTTCGGGTCAAGCCATGCGAGGTGAGATCATGGCGATCATGGGTCCTAGTGGTGCTGGAAAGAGTACTTTTCTTGACGCTTTGGCAGGCCGGATTGCGCAAGGAagtcttgaaggctcggttcggATTGATGGGAAAGAG GTTACAGCTAGCTATATGAAGATGATATCGTCTTATGTTATGCAAGATGATCAACTCTTTGCTATGTTGACGGTTTTTGAGACGTTTATGTTTGCGGCAGAAGTTCGTCTTCCGCCTTCTTTATCACGGTCCGAGAAGAAGAAACGAGTGGTCGAACTCATCGACCAGTTAGGCTTAACC AGTGCGGCGCATACTTATATTGGTGATGAAGGGAGGAGAGGGGTTTCGGGTGGTGAGAGGCGGCGTGTGTCTATTGGGATCGACATAATTCACAAGCCGTCGTTGTTGTTCTTGGATGAACCGACATCAGGGCTAGACTCAACTAGCGCTTTTAGTGTTGTTGAGAAAGTTAAAGATATTGCGCGTAATGGTAGCATTGTTCTTATGACGATTCATCAGCCATCGTTTCGGATCCAAATGCTTCTTGATCGCATCACAGTTCTCGCAAG GGGGAGGTTGATATATCTAGGGAGCCCGAATGCGCTATCTGCACATCTTGAGGGGTTCCAACGGCCAGTGCCAGAAACCGAGAACAATATTGAATACCTATTGGATGTGATCAAGGAGTACGACGAGTCAACCATCGGGCTTGATCCTCTTGTGATGTACCAACGTGACGGGCTCAAGCCGGATCCAGTGGCTCAGACCCCGGTCCCCAAACCACCGAGAACACCTCGAACTCCATATGGGAGAACACCGCACAACCAAAAGCATATTGCCCTTCGCAGTCTACAATTTTCGAGTGGCAACACGACCCCTCGACAGAATTCCGCCTCATTTGACTATCATGAAAATGAGTCTGATGACGAGTTCGACAATTCAAGAGAGCGTAAAGCTGCTGTCCGTACACCAATGAACATGACTAGCGGAGCCTATAATCCACGTTTAGCGTCACAATTCTATAAAGATTTTTCGGTATGGTTATACCACGGGGTGAAAGGTACACCACAACGTGCACCATCTTGGACTCCAGCTAGGAGCGCTACCCCTAGCCGGACAACTCCAGTTAGGAGTGGTACTACCCCTAGCCGGACACCAACCATAAACCGCCAGCGTATCAAAACTCCCGTGTTTAGTCCCTCTTCAGAGTCATATGTATCCTATGAAAACACATTTGAACTAGAGGTCCTTGATGAACCTGACCTTGGACCAAAGTTTGCCAACCCATGGCTACGCGAAGTCATGGTTCTCTCATGGCGAACCGCATTAAACGTGATCCGAACCCCTGAACTATTTCTTTCCCGTGAAATCGTTCTAACCGTCATGGGTCTCATCCTAGCTTCCCTTTTTCAAAGGCTGTCCGATCACGACTTCAAAACGATTAACCGTCTTCTCAACTTCTACATCTTTGCGGTTTGTCTCGTTTTCTTTTCCTCAAACGATGCGGTCCCAACTTTCATCCAAGAACGATTCATATTCATCCGCGAGACCTCCCACAACGCTTATCGCGCATCCTCTTACGTTATATCATCCCTCATTGTTTACCTCCCGTTTTTCGCCATCCAAGGATTCACATTCGCGGCGATCACACAATTCATCCTCCACCTAAATAGCAACCTATTCCGTTTTTGGGTCATACTTTACTCCTCTCTCATCACGACAAACGCGTACGTGATGCTCGTGAGTGCGCTAGTCCCAAGCTACATCACGGGCTACGCGGTTGTGATAGCCACCACGGCTCTCTTTTTCTTGACTTGTGGTTTTTTCCTAAAGGAGTCTCACATCCCCCCTTACTGGCTATGGCTCCACTACATATCGGCCATCAAGTACCCTTTCGAGGCGATGTTGGTGAACGAGTTCAAAGGCGGCCATTGCTACACCGGAGAGTTTTCGCAGCTATCACCCGGCCCTCTAGGAGAAGTCAAGATTAGTGATGCTCACAAGAACGATCCCACAAAGCAAGGGATCGACTGTTTGTTGATCGGAGAAGATGTGTTGAAATCCATGGACATAAAATGGGAAAACGTTTGGTATGATGTTGGGATCTTGTTGGCTTGGGGGGTCTTGTATCGTCTCTTGTTCTACGTCGTCTTGAGGTTTTATTCCAAGAACGAAAGAAAATGA